In Archocentrus centrarchus isolate MPI-CPG fArcCen1 chromosome 24, fArcCen1, whole genome shotgun sequence, one DNA window encodes the following:
- the LOC115774078 gene encoding adenosine receptor A1, with amino-acid sequence MEDTVALFKLYTFQNTSNSSYLLSPVPKGFQKFSAASLSNASSSASPPPADLVISPNVAYMAAELVIAFFSTTGNLLVCAAVGLNRKLRTVTNYFLVSLAVADICVGAIAIPCAILTDIGLPRHNLYLCLLMLSVLIMFTQSSIFSLLAVAVERYVAIFMPFRYQVLMTPRNAMLVILATWILAFLIGLVPLMGWHKTPPDTGYCFFVLVVDMTYMVYFNFFACVLTPLVIMFLIYAQIFVTVKRQVRRITSEQRGRGDGQTRTTANMRREMKTATSLFLVLFLFTVCWIPLHIINCFLLLCPHCYVPLELLLTAIILSHANSAVNPFLYAYTMTAFRDTFKAIFMCCRTMVDREALNETNSGEQR; translated from the coding sequence ATGGAGGACACCGTGGCATTGTTCAAACTCTACACCTTCCAAAACACAAGCAACTCCTCCTATTTGTTGTCCCCTGTTCCAAAAGGTTTCCAGAAgttttcagctgcttctttaTCGAATGCCTCCTCTTCAGCTTCGCCTCCACCTGCCGACTTGGTGATTTCCCCCAACGTGGCGTACATGGCGGCCGAGCTCGTCATCGCCTTTTTCTCCACTACAGGAAATCTGCTGGTCTGTGCCGCTGTGGGCCTCAACCGCAAATTGCGCACCGTCACCAACTACTTCCTGGTCTCGCTTGCAGTCGCTGACATTTGCGTGGGTGCGATCGCCATTCCCTGTGCCATCCTGACCGACATCGGTCTGCCGCGTCACAATCTCTATCTGTGTCTCCTCATGCTCAGCGTTTTGATCATGTTCACCCAGAGCTCCATCTTCAGCCTGCTGGCAGTGGCTGTGGAGCGCTACGTCGCCATTTTCATGCCGTTTCGATACCAGGTCCTCATGACGCCTCGCAACGCCATGCTGGTGATCCTCGCCACGTGGATTCTGGCTTTTCTCATCGGACTTGTGCCTCTGATGGGCTGGCACAAGACACCGCCTGATACAGGATACTGTTTCTTCGTCCTGGTGGTGGACATGACCTACATGGTCTATTTCAATTTCTTCGCTTGTGTGCTCACACCTCTGGTGATCATGTTCCTCATCTACGCCCAAATTTTTGTCACGGTCAAGCGGCAAGTGCGGCGCATCACATCTGAGCAAAGAGGCAGAGGTGACGGACAAACGAGGACCACAGCCAACATGCGGCGAGAGATGAAGACGGCTACTTCTCTCTTTTTAGTCCTTTTCCTTTTCACAGTCTGCTGGATCCCGCTTCATATAATCAACTGCTTCCTGCTTCTCTGTCCACATTGCTATGTGCCtctagagctgctgctcactgccaTCATCCTGTCACATGCAAACTCCGCTGTCAACCCCTTCCTTTATGCGTACACCATGACTGCTTTCAGGGACACATTTAAAGCAATTTTTATGTGCTGCAGGACAATGGTGGACCGAGAAGCTTTAAATGAGACCAACAGTGGTGAACAACGCTAG